One Ilumatobacter fluminis genomic window, CACGTGGACGTGACTCGCGAACTCGCCGGCCGGGTCGTGGCGGGCGAGGATCCCGTTCTCGAGCAGCGACGTCGGTAGCGCCGTCAGCCGCACGTGTTCGAGGGCTGCATCGTCGGGATCGAGTCGATCGTCCGACGCCCGGTTGCGCAGACGGAAGCGTGCTCGATCGGTTGCCGTGCTGAACGGCATGGTGAGCCCGTGGACTTCGAGCCGTCGACTCGGCTCGGCGGTCAGCCACGCGGTGACCATCGCCGGGCCGGGATGGGAGGTCAGCGTTCGGACCGGTTGTAGCTCGACGTCGTAGCCCATCCGGCCGAACTCGGCGGCGAGCCATTCGACGGTGCGTGCGTTCTCGTCGGTGCCGGGGCGCCGAACGCCGAGTGCGCACACCGCATCGATCCACGCGAGCTGCTGATCGGCGTCGGGCACGGCGGCGGCGAGGCGGTCGAACAGACTCATGTCGGGTCGCCGCCGTCGAACCACGTGCTGCCGGCACGATCGGCTCGGAGCGCTGCCAACGTCGGAGCGATCGCCGCCTCGAGGAACGCGACCACGTCGTCGAGCGACAACTCATGGTGTTCGTCCCACCAACGGCCGACCGACTGGACGGCACCGGCGATGAGGTGGGCGATCGCTTCGATCTCCCGGTCGCCGGGTTCGACACCGGCGTTGAGATGGCCTCGCCTCACCGATTCGGCGACGATCGCGACCTGTTGCTCCTGCAGGCGTTGGACGGCGTCATCGACGGCGCTGTGCTGGCGGGAACCGAACACCGGGCCCCAGAGCCCGGCGTGATCGCGGGCATACGAGAGGAACGCTCGGATGCCGGCGGCGAGTGGCGTGTCGGTCTCGGCCGTCGCCACGGCGATGTTCTGCGCCATCTCGGCGCTCGCCAGGTCGACCACGGCGGCGAAGAGCCCCTCCTTCGATCCGAAGAGTCCGTAGACGACGGGCTTGGTCACGCCTGCCGCGGTGGCGATGCGATCCATCGACGCACCCTCGAACCCGTCGTTGACGAAGGCGATCGCTGCGACGGTCAGGACGTGCTCGCGCCGAAGGTCGGTCGGAACCGACCGTGGTCCGAACCGTCCGACCTGGTCGTTCAGTTCGTGCGCTCGTGTCTCGAGTCGGGCGAGTCGGGTGTCGGCGGTGGCCAGGATCGTGCTCCGTGTGTCGAGCCGCTCGACCCGATTGGACAAGCGGCGTAAGTTACCGGCAGTATATTGAATCTACCGCCGGTAGTTAAAGCCGGAGCGTTTCACGAGGGGAACCCATGCAGCACGCCACCACCGCCCGAGGACGTCGTCGAGTCGCCGTCGCCGCACTCGTCGCCATCGCAGCAGCGTGCTCGACGCCCGCCGAGGACGCCGACGACACCGACGACGCCGACGTCAGTACGGATGATTCTGCTGCGACATCGGCGCCGGCCGACGACGAGGGCGAGTCGAGTCCCGACCCGACGGACGGAACGACCGCCGGCACGACGGCCGGCACCACGACCGACACGACGGCAGACACGGCGACATCGGGCGACGGGACGGGCGACACGCCGGCGACCTCGGCGCCCGCCGACGACGAGCCGGCCGGACCGGCAACGCTCGACCCGGTCACCGTTGCGGTGATGTACCCCGACCTCTCGGTCGCAGCACAGTTCGGATTCGCCGAGGAGATCGGAGACTTCACGCCGGTGTTCGAGGCGTTCGCCGCCGACGCGAACGAGCGAGGCGGCATCGCCGGACATCCGATCGAGCTGGAGATGGTCGAGTTCGACCTGCTCGTCGACGGCGACGCCGTCAGCGCCTGCCTCACGGCCACCCAGGATCTCGACGCCTTCGTCGTGATCGGCCTCGGCGGCGTCTACGGCGACCCGGTCGTGTGCGTCGCCGAGCAGAACGAGACGCTCCTGCTCCAGGACGACGGCTCGCCCGCCGAGTTCTACGAACGTGCCGACGGTCGCCTGTTCAGCCTCACGCCGAACAAGGCCGAGTCGCAGGTGGCCATCGTCGACGCGTTCGCCGACGAACTCGCCGCCGCACCGTTCGCCGTGTTCGCGACCCTCGACACCGGCGGCGACTACGACACGATGCAGGAGTACCTGCTCCCCGCGCTCGACGGGGCCGGACTCGAACCCGCCGTGGTGGTCGTGATCGACAGCGACACCGACGTCGCCGCCAGCCAGATCCCGATCGAGGTCGAGGAGATCCGTGCCGCAGGGGTCGAGAACGTCATCGCGACGCCCGGCTTCTTCTCGACGGCTGCGTTCGCGCAGGCCCTCGACGCCGGAGGCGTCGACGTCCGCTGGATCGGCAGCGACGCCGGCGGCTTCGCGAGCGATCTCTACGCCAGCCAGATGCCGCCGGCGCAGATGGACGGGGCCCTGGCCATCACGACCCGAACCGTCGGTTGGCGTGCAGCGGGGCTCGACGAACCCGCGAGCCGACTCGACTGCCGAGAGCGTGCCGCCGAGCTCGTGCCCGACGGTGACTTCTCGACCGAGTCGATCGACGTCGCCGCAGCGGTCCCGGCGTGCAACTTCGTCGACCTGCTGGTGCTCGCCGGTCAGGGCGTCGACGGCGACCTGACCACCGAGTCGCTCGCGACGGCCATCCACGGCCTCGCCGAGCTCGAGCTGGTGGAACGCGGCCCGTCCGGCTTCGGCATCGACAAGTTCACCGCCGCCGACGAAGCCCGCACGATCGAATGGTCGGCCGACTGCGAGTGCTGGACCGCGATCAGCGACTTCGAACCGCTGTTCGCCGAATGACCGCCACCGACGAACCCGGTACCGACGACCGCCAGGCCGTCGCCGACGAGCCGCCGTCGACCGCCCTGGGCCCGCGCGCGGCCGTCAAGGCCGGCGGTGTCGGAACCGTGGCGATCCTGAGCGGTCTGGCCACGGTGGACGAGCTCGACAACGCGCTGCTCGGCATCTTCGCACCCGAGATCCAGGACGCGCTCGGGATCAGCACGACCGGGCTGGCGGCCATCGGGACGGCCTCCGGTGCCGTCTTCGTTGCCGGCGCGATCCCGATCGCCCGACTCGCCGATCGCACGAACCGCAGCGTGATCGCCGTGGTGGCCACGGTGATCTGGAGCGCCTCACTTGCGCTGCTCGGCTTCGTTCAGAACGTGTTCCAGTTCGTGCTCAGTCGCGTGGTGACCGGACTCGGCAAGTCGAACACACTCCCGATCCACGGTTCGATCCTCGCCGACGCATATCCCGAGGAGGCCCGAGGGTCGGTGTACGCGATCCACGGCGCCTCCGGCCCGTTCGGCCGAGTCCTCGGCCCGCTCACGGTCGCGCTCCTCACCATCGTGATCACCGGCGACGACGCCTGGCGAACGATCGCGCTGATCGCCGCGATCCCCCCGTTCGTCATGGCGGGTGTCGCCGCGGTCTGGTTGCGCGAGCCCAAGCGTGGTGCTCACGAACGCGAGCGCGTCCTGGGCTCGGCGGCGGCTCTCGACACCGACGAACAACCGATCGCGATGTCGCTCGCCTTCGAGCGAATCCGACGCATCGCCACCTTCGACCGGATCGCGACCGGCATCGGTGTCATCGGGTTCACCATCTTCAGCGTTCCGATCTTCGTCAGCCTCGTGCTCGAAGACCACTTCGGGCTGAGCGCCGGGGAACGCGGCGTGATCGGCACGGTCGGGGCCGTCGTGTCGCTCGTCGCCGTACCCGTCGGAGCGACCATCGGCGGCAAGATCTACGCCCGCGACCCGGCCCTGCTGCTCCGGATCATGGGCGTCTCCGTCGTGGTCACCAGCGCACTGCTGTCGATCGCGGTGTTCATGCCCAACGCCGTGCTCTACACGATCGTGGCGTCCGCCGGCGGCGCGATCAGTTCAGCGGCGTTCGTCACGTTGTTCGTCATCGTGTCGTCGATCGTGCCCGCGAACCTTCGCGCCCAGGGCTTCTCGCTCATCGGTGTGTACGTGTTCCTGATCGGCGGATTCTTCGGTTCGATCGTCGCCGGCATCGTGGCCGACTCGATCGGGACCCGGCCGGCGATCCCGGTCGTCCTGCTGCCCGCGGCCATCGTCGGCGGCGTGCTCATCGCGAGCGCAGGACGCACCGTCCACGCCGACATGCAACGAGTGAGCGACGACCTGATCGAGGCTGCCTCGGAGCAGGAGCGACGGGCTCGCACCGGTGAGCACCCCGTGCTGCAGGTCAAGGACCTCCACGTCTCGATCGGCACGGTCCCCATCCTCCACGGCATCGATCTGGAGGTGAACGACGGAGAGATCCTCGCCATCGTCGGGACGAACGGATCGGGCAAGTCGACGCTGCTGCGCTCGATCTCCGGCCTGCAGAGCGCCGAGCGAGGCGTGATCCGCTTCGGCCCCACCGACATCACCCTGCAGTCGGCTCACGCACGGACCCGGGCCGGCATCGTCCAACTCGCCGGAGGTCGCTCGAGCTTCGGCCCGTTGACGGTTCGCGAGAATTTCGAGGTCGGCGGTCTGCACCTCGACGACGAGGTCCGACGCCGGCGCGTCGACGAGGCGCTCGAACTGTTCCCCGAACTCGATCGACTCCTCGACCAACGCGCCGACCGGCTGTCGGGAGGTGAGCAGCAGATGCTCGGCTTGGCGAGAGCGCTGCTCCTCGATCCCGATCTGTTGCTGATCGACGAGCTCTCCCTGGGCCTGGCGCCGGTGGTCGTCGGCCGCCTCGTCGGCACCCTCGACCGGATCCGAGCCGACGGCACCGCGATCGTCATCGTCGAACAGTCGCTCAACGTCGCCGCCGCAACCGCAGACCGCGTCGTGTTCCTCGATCGTGGTCGCGTGCTGTTCGACGGTGCGGGCGACGACCTCCTCGCTCGACCGGATCTCGCCCGCGCCGTCTTCCTGGGAGGCGGCGCGTGAGTGTCGACCTCGTCACGATCGGCCTGATCACCGGGACGACCTACGGCCTGCTCGGCATCGGCCTCGCCCTCATCTACCGGCTCGACCGGATCCTCAACCTCGCCCATGGCGAGATCGGCGCCTTCGGAGCGGCAGTCGTCGCGGTGCTCTCGATCCGGTACGGCTGGCCGTTCATCCCCGCGCTCGTCGTCGGCGTGCTCGGCGGAGCCGTCCTGGGTGGCCTGACCGAACTGGTCGTCATCAAGCGGCTCGGTGATCGTTCTGCCGTCGTCGTGATGGTGGCGACCCTCGGGGCAGGCCAACTGGCGTCACTCCTGCGGGTATCGCTGCCGGGCGTCGAGATGTTCGCCCCGTTCCCCACCCTCACGACGTCGACGTTCGCCATCGGCTCGCTCGAGTTGACCGGCGCCGAACTGGGGGCGCTCGTGTTCGCGCCGACGATCGCTCTGGCGGTCTGGTACGTCCTTGCTCGCACCACCGCCGGGGCAGTGGTGCGAGCGACATCGGCGAATCCGGAGGCGACTCGCCTCGCCGGCGTCAACGCGGCGGCCGTGTCGACGGTGGTGTGGGTCGCCGCCGGCGCGCTCGCCGCATTGGCGGCCACCGTCGCCATCCCGCTGCGGGGTGGGACGGCGGTGTCGATCGCCACGATCGGGCCGGGACTGCTGCTGCGCGGCTTCGCCGCGGCGGCGTTCGGGCGATTCCGGTCGGTCCCGATGACGCTCGTCGGCGGGCTCGTGCTCGGCGTCGTGGAAGCGTTGGTCATCCGGTGGTCGTCCGACCCGGGCGCCGCGAACCTCGTGGTGTTCCTCATGGTGATCGTCGGCCTGGCGACGCTCCCTCGTGACGCGAACAGCGACCCGGTGCGTCCCACCGAGACGGCGCGTGCCTGGAGCGACTGGCCGTCGACGTGGCGAGTGCGAGCGGTCCGGTACGGGCCGCCGCTGTGCGGCGCCGCAGCACTCGTCGCGGCCCCGTACGTCGTGACCTCCGCCGGCAACACGTTCCAGCTCGCCCGCCTGGCGACGTTGGTGCTCGTCGTCGTGTCGGTCACCGTCCTCGCCGGGTGGTCGGGCCAGGTGTCCCTCGCCCAGTACGCACTGGCCGGGATCGGTGCGATCGTCTCGGCGCGGGTCGTCGAGGAGGGGTCGTCGTGGGAGGTGTCGCTGATCGCCGGTGTCGTCGTCGCGGCCGCCACCGCCGGGCTGGTCGCGCTGCCGACGTCCCGGCTGAACGGATCGATGCTCGCGATCGCCACTCTCGGACTGTCGGTGTTGGCCCCGGCCTGGCTCTTCCGGTTGGGCGTGACGGGTGAGTCGCTGGTGTTCGAAGTTCCCCGCGTCGACTTCGGATTGTTCGAGCTGCGTCCTCAGCGTGCCTACTACTTCTTCGTGCTGACCGTCGGCGCCGTGGTGCTCGTCGCGATCCGGGCGCTCGGCGCCCGAGCGACCGGTCGGCGTTGGCGAGCGGTTCGTGACAACGACCGCGCGGCCGCTGCGATGGGTGTCAGCCCGTGGCGGGCGCGGGTGTCGGCCTTCGTCGTCACCGGCGCACTCGCCGGACTGGCAGGTGGCCTGCTGGGTGGCCTGCTCGTCAACTTCCGTCGGGGTGAGTTCGCCGCCGAGGACTCGATCGAGGTGGTGGTCATGGCGGTGATCGGTGGGCTGGGGTCGATCGGAGGTGCGGTACTCGGCGTGCTGTACGTGGGTGCGCTCCCGGCATTCTTCTCCGACCTCCAGAGCTTGCAGCTGCTCGTGAGCGGCGTCGGCCTGCTGGTGCTCCTGCTCTACTTCCCGGACGGGCTCGTGTCGGTCGTGCGTCGCGTCCAGCAGCTCGCGGCCGGCCCGCCACTCCCGTCGGCCACCGGCGGTCGGGACGACTCGGTGGAGCTCGTCGTGCACGACACCGGCACCGACGACACCGTCGACACCGGCACCGTCGGCGATCACGCCGGCCGGGGGAGCGAGGTGGCGATCGAGGTGACCGACGTGGCGGTGGAGTTCGGTGGGTCGCGGGCCGTCGATGCAGTGAGCCTCACGATCGAGCGCGGGTCGATCGTCGGCCTGATCGGTCCGAACGGTGCGGGGAAGTCGACGCTGCTCAACACCATCAGCGGTTTCCAGCCGGCCGACGGGCAGTTCGTGATCGATGGCGTCGACGTCACGAGGTGGAGCGCCGACCGCAGGGCACGGGCCGGACTCGGCCGGACCTTCCAGGACGCCCGGCTGTTCCCTCAGATGACGCTTCGGGACACCGTCGCCGTCGCTGCCGCCGGACGGGAACGGTCGAGCGTCCTGCTCGACGGTCTGCTCCCGCCGCGCGCCCGGCGCTCCGAACGTCGCATCGCCGAGCGAACCGACGCCGCCATCGCGCTCACCGGACTGTCCGGCTACGCCGACCGCCCGTGTTCGGTGCTCAGCACCGGCACCCGTCGATTGGTCGAGATGGCGTGCCTGGTCGCCGGAGGGGGTCGGGTCCTCCTGCTGGACGAGCCGACCGCCGGGCTGGCACAGCGTGAGGTCGAAGCGTTCCCGGTTCTGCTCCGGTCGCTGCGCGACCGCCTCGACGCGACCATCGTCATCGTCGAGCACGATGTCGCGATGTTGGCGCAGGTGTGCGATCGTCTGGTCTGTCTCGAACTCGGGCGCGTGATCGCCGACGGAACGCCCGACGACGTTCGCCACGACCCGGCGGTCGTCGAGTCGTACCTCGGCACCGACGCCGTCGCCGTCGATCGATCCGGATGAAACTCTGCTGTTGAAGTCGGACTTCGACAACAGCGTCGCTAACGTGCCGTCATGCGGGATTACGGCACGGGCTTCGACACCATCGACGCGGCGCTCGGCGGTCTGATCACCGGCGACAACGTCGTGTGGCTCACCGACGACGAGCAGCTCTACCGGCGGCTCGTCGCCGGTTTCGTGGGCGCAGCGGGCACCTCCGGTCTGGTCGTCGACTTCGGCGGCGGCCCGGCCGGCGAGGCGCCGGTGACCGTGCTCGACGCCGGCCCGACGAGCCCGTATCGCACGGCGGTGCCCCTGGCGGACGAACTGGAACGACGTGTGCGGGCCGAGCAGCCCGACTACCTGATCATCGACGGGCTCGGCCGGGTCGTTCGTCGCTGGGGGGTCGAGGCGGTCTCCGCCTTCTTCGCCCGGGTCTGCCCGGCGATGCTCGACGCCGGGGTCACGGCGTACTGGAGCATCGACTCGATGCTCGGGCGCGCCTTCAGCGATCACGTCCGCCAGATCACCCAGTGCCTGCTCGACGTGCGCGGCGGACGTCTCCGTGTGCTCAAGGCCGAGGGGCGATCCGAGTCGCTCCAGGACATCACCTACCAGCTCCGTCTCGACGACGACGGCGGCGTGATCGTCGACTCACCGCCCGCCGGCGGCCGACTGGCTCGCGGCCTCCACGCCGTCCGGCAACAGTTCGGACTCACCCAGCAAGAACTCGCGACCGTCGCCGGGGTCACGCCGAGCGCGATCTCCCAGGCCGAGAGCGGCGCTCGCGGATTGTCGCTCGACACCGTCATCACCATCGCCGACCGGCTCGAGATCACGACCGACCGGATCCTCTCGGCCGGCACGAGCCGCTCGTACACGCTCGCCCGCCACGATCGCTCTCGCCGCCTGGCGAACACCTCGGTGACGGCGCTCGCGTCGGACTCGACCGTCGGGTTGCGGTCGTACCTGATCGAGCTCGCACCCGGTGAGGAGAGCTCGCCGCCGTTCGACCACCGGGGTGTGGCGATGATCGCCCCGCTCCGCGGACTGATCCAGGTGGTGCTGGCCGACGACCGCCCCGTCGTGCGGTCGGGTGACGTGCTCATGGTCGAGCGGGGCGGCGTGCGCGCCTGGCGCAACCTCCGGGTGCAACCCGCGCGATTCCACTGGATCCTGCGCGACTGAGTACAGCGGCGCTGACGCGCCGGGCAGCCTACGGCCGAGCGGGCCTAGCGTCCTCGTGCAACCCGTCCACACGCATGGGAGCTCCGCCGATGACCGATCACACCACAGCACTGCCCGACCTCGACCTCGTCTCGGTCGAACGGCGACTGCGCGGCCAACTGGAACGGACCGAAGGACAGCTCGTCGAGCTGGAGGGGGCGTTGTCGGACATGTTGCGGGCCCACGACTCGATCCAGGAGGACGAGGACGACATGCGGCGCGTCGTCGATGCCGTGCGCAGCGACATGCGCCAGACCGCCCGTGCGCTCGAACGGATCGAGCGGGGCCGCTACGGACGGTGCGTCACGTGTGGCTCGGCGATCCGACCGGAGCGGCTCGAGGCCATTCCGACCGCCGACCACTGCACGGCCTGCGCCTGATCAGTCGAGCAGGTCGTCGAGCCGGGCGGCGGCGTCCGATGCCGCCTCCGCCGCCTCGTCGGCCGCGCGCTCGGCGTCGGCAGCGCGGGTTTCGTGTTCGGCGAGTTCGCTGCGCGCCTGCTCGAGGACCCGCTCGGCATCGCGTACTGCGGCTTCCGCGGCCTCGACGGCCGCAACCGCACGATCGCGTCGCTCGGCGGCTCGTCGAGCGGCGGTCGCAGCGACCTGCGCGTCCTTCTCGGCCGAGCGGGCTGCACGCGTGGCGGCGTCGATCGCCTTCCGACGGGCCGCATCGTCGTCGGCGTTCGGAGCGCCGGTGTCGCCGGATTCGCCGGTGTCGCTCGTGACGCCGGGTTCGCTCGTGTCGTCGGTGACGACGACGCCGGCGAGCTCGTCACCGATCCCGAGCACGCCGGCCCGGAGGAGTTCGAGACCGACCGGGTCGGCGCCGATCTGAGCGAGCCGGGCCGTGACGCCGGCAAGGTCGGCCTTGCGCCCGAATCCCACCAGCGCGGTGTCGGCGACCTTCGCAAGGCGTGCCTGGGCCGCACGGACCGTGCGGAGGGCATCGGCGAGCGAGGCAGTCCGGCGCCCCTCGGCGTCGGCCTGCTGGATGCGTCGGGCCGCCCGCGCTGCGTCGACGAACTCGGCGACCGGCTCGGGCTCTGCAGCCGCCGTCCGGTTGAGCGCCCCGTCGATCCACGAAGGGCGTCGGAGACCGGCGATCGTCGCCGCGTCGTCGCGCCGGTCATCGCGCTTCAGCGCCTTCACGAGCTCGGTGCGGGCAGCCACGAACTCGTCGGGTGCCGTCGCGAACAGCGCACGAACGTGGTCGTCGAGGCCCTCGTCCATCCGCGG contains:
- a CDS encoding ABC transporter permease subunit, with product MSVDLVTIGLITGTTYGLLGIGLALIYRLDRILNLAHGEIGAFGAAVVAVLSIRYGWPFIPALVVGVLGGAVLGGLTELVVIKRLGDRSAVVVMVATLGAGQLASLLRVSLPGVEMFAPFPTLTTSTFAIGSLELTGAELGALVFAPTIALAVWYVLARTTAGAVVRATSANPEATRLAGVNAAAVSTVVWVAAGALAALAATVAIPLRGGTAVSIATIGPGLLLRGFAAAAFGRFRSVPMTLVGGLVLGVVEALVIRWSSDPGAANLVVFLMVIVGLATLPRDANSDPVRPTETARAWSDWPSTWRVRAVRYGPPLCGAAALVAAPYVVTSAGNTFQLARLATLVLVVVSVTVLAGWSGQVSLAQYALAGIGAIVSARVVEEGSSWEVSLIAGVVVAAATAGLVALPTSRLNGSMLAIATLGLSVLAPAWLFRLGVTGESLVFEVPRVDFGLFELRPQRAYYFFVLTVGAVVLVAIRALGARATGRRWRAVRDNDRAAAAMGVSPWRARVSAFVVTGALAGLAGGLLGGLLVNFRRGEFAAEDSIEVVVMAVIGGLGSIGGAVLGVLYVGALPAFFSDLQSLQLLVSGVGLLVLLLYFPDGLVSVVRRVQQLAAGPPLPSATGGRDDSVELVVHDTGTDDTVDTGTVGDHAGRGSEVAIEVTDVAVEFGGSRAVDAVSLTIERGSIVGLIGPNGAGKSTLLNTISGFQPADGQFVIDGVDVTRWSADRRARAGLGRTFQDARLFPQMTLRDTVAVAAAGRERSSVLLDGLLPPRARRSERRIAERTDAAIALTGLSGYADRPCSVLSTGTRRLVEMACLVAGGGRVLLLDEPTAGLAQREVEAFPVLLRSLRDRLDATIVIVEHDVAMLAQVCDRLVCLELGRVIADGTPDDVRHDPAVVESYLGTDAVAVDRSG
- a CDS encoding helix-turn-helix domain-containing protein, with the translated sequence MRDYGTGFDTIDAALGGLITGDNVVWLTDDEQLYRRLVAGFVGAAGTSGLVVDFGGGPAGEAPVTVLDAGPTSPYRTAVPLADELERRVRAEQPDYLIIDGLGRVVRRWGVEAVSAFFARVCPAMLDAGVTAYWSIDSMLGRAFSDHVRQITQCLLDVRGGRLRVLKAEGRSESLQDITYQLRLDDDGGVIVDSPPAGGRLARGLHAVRQQFGLTQQELATVAGVTPSAISQAESGARGLSLDTVITIADRLEITTDRILSAGTSRSYTLARHDRSRRLANTSVTALASDSTVGLRSYLIELAPGEESSPPFDHRGVAMIAPLRGLIQVVLADDRPVVRSGDVLMVERGGVRAWRNLRVQPARFHWILRD
- a CDS encoding ABC transporter substrate-binding protein, coding for MQHATTARGRRRVAVAALVAIAAACSTPAEDADDTDDADVSTDDSAATSAPADDEGESSPDPTDGTTAGTTAGTTTDTTADTATSGDGTGDTPATSAPADDEPAGPATLDPVTVAVMYPDLSVAAQFGFAEEIGDFTPVFEAFAADANERGGIAGHPIELEMVEFDLLVDGDAVSACLTATQDLDAFVVIGLGGVYGDPVVCVAEQNETLLLQDDGSPAEFYERADGRLFSLTPNKAESQVAIVDAFADELAAAPFAVFATLDTGGDYDTMQEYLLPALDGAGLEPAVVVVIDSDTDVAASQIPIEVEEIRAAGVENVIATPGFFSTAAFAQALDAGGVDVRWIGSDAGGFASDLYASQMPPAQMDGALAITTRTVGWRAAGLDEPASRLDCRERAAELVPDGDFSTESIDVAAAVPACNFVDLLVLAGQGVDGDLTTESLATAIHGLAELELVERGPSGFGIDKFTAADEARTIEWSADCECWTAISDFEPLFAE
- a CDS encoding TetR/AcrR family transcriptional regulator — encoded protein: MSNRVERLDTRSTILATADTRLARLETRAHELNDQVGRFGPRSVPTDLRREHVLTVAAIAFVNDGFEGASMDRIATAAGVTKPVVYGLFGSKEGLFAAVVDLASAEMAQNIAVATAETDTPLAAGIRAFLSYARDHAGLWGPVFGSRQHSAVDDAVQRLQEQQVAIVAESVRRGHLNAGVEPGDREIEAIAHLIAGAVQSVGRWWDEHHELSLDDVVAFLEAAIAPTLAALRADRAGSTWFDGGDPT
- a CDS encoding ATP-binding protein, whose protein sequence is MTATDEPGTDDRQAVADEPPSTALGPRAAVKAGGVGTVAILSGLATVDELDNALLGIFAPEIQDALGISTTGLAAIGTASGAVFVAGAIPIARLADRTNRSVIAVVATVIWSASLALLGFVQNVFQFVLSRVVTGLGKSNTLPIHGSILADAYPEEARGSVYAIHGASGPFGRVLGPLTVALLTIVITGDDAWRTIALIAAIPPFVMAGVAAVWLREPKRGAHERERVLGSAAALDTDEQPIAMSLAFERIRRIATFDRIATGIGVIGFTIFSVPIFVSLVLEDHFGLSAGERGVIGTVGAVVSLVAVPVGATIGGKIYARDPALLLRIMGVSVVVTSALLSIAVFMPNAVLYTIVASAGGAISSAAFVTLFVIVSSIVPANLRAQGFSLIGVYVFLIGGFFGSIVAGIVADSIGTRPAIPVVLLPAAIVGGVLIASAGRTVHADMQRVSDDLIEAASEQERRARTGEHPVLQVKDLHVSIGTVPILHGIDLEVNDGEILAIVGTNGSGKSTLLRSISGLQSAERGVIRFGPTDITLQSAHARTRAGIVQLAGGRSSFGPLTVRENFEVGGLHLDDEVRRRRVDEALELFPELDRLLDQRADRLSGGEQQMLGLARALLLDPDLLLIDELSLGLAPVVVGRLVGTLDRIRADGTAIVIVEQSLNVAAATADRVVFLDRGRVLFDGAGDDLLARPDLARAVFLGGGA
- a CDS encoding TraR/DksA family transcriptional regulator — encoded protein: MTDHTTALPDLDLVSVERRLRGQLERTEGQLVELEGALSDMLRAHDSIQEDEDDMRRVVDAVRSDMRQTARALERIERGRYGRCVTCGSAIRPERLEAIPTADHCTACA